From Ornithorhynchus anatinus isolate Pmale09 chromosome X3, mOrnAna1.pri.v4, whole genome shotgun sequence, the proteins below share one genomic window:
- the LOC100092624 gene encoding zinc finger protein 501-like — MTTKDGAAGSPDRMDPAASRTSEEEEEGEEEDGAAPLTREEWGRLDPAQRDLYKDVMLQSYGNLVALDVISVLERGGEPWFLNWQRADDGDPPGDASGDPSGAADPAGDPGADGAAEARGASPPPPASPEPEPERGASPAAGSGAPRGEAGAVRAAGRGPAGAGGRAPCPACGPARAHPCPDCGKAFARGAYLAQHRATHRGERPFGCGQCGKTFRRVTHLAQHRATHTEDRPFSCPDCGQAFRQHANLAAHRRTHTGERPYACPDCGKAFATSSSLFKHQRTHTGERPFACPDCGRAFGVKSNLVQHLRTHTGERPYECPACEQTFTDRSTLTRHRRIHSGEKPYACPDCAKAFSCSSSLIQHRRIHSGEKPYACPDCAKTFRCSSHLVKHQRIHTGERPYACPDCGRAFRCSTTLIQHQKTHTGEKPYRCGQCPKAFACSSGLIKHRRVHGADRPFPCDLCGRAFATCPALAKHRETHAPAPAPAD; from the exons ATGACCACTAAGGACGGCGCGGCGGGAAGTCCCGACCGAATGGATCCC GCGGCGTCGAGgacgtcggaggaggaggaggagggggaggaggaggacggggcggcGCCCCTCACCCGGGAGGAGTGGGGACGCCTGGATCCCGCCCAGCGGGACCTCTACAAGGACGTGATGCTGCAGAGCTACGGGAACCTCGTCGCCCTGG ACGTCATCTCCGTGCTGGAGCGAGGGGGAGAGCCGTGGTTCCTCAACTGGCAGCGGGCGGACGACGGAGACCCCCCGGGAGACGCCTCCGGAGACCCCTCGGGAGCCGCGGATCCCGCCGGGGACCCCGGCGCAG ATGGGGCCGCGGAGGCCCGGGGCgcctcgccgccgccccccgcctcgccggagccggagccggagcgcgGCGCCTCGCCGGCGGCCGGGTCGGGGGCGCCCCGGGGCGAGGCGGGCGCGG TgcgggcggccggccggggccccgcgggggccgggggccgggccccgtgCCCCGcctgcggcccggcccgggcccaccCCTGCCCCGACTGCGGCAAGGCCTTCGCGCGCGGCGCCTACCTGGCCCAGCACCGCGCCACCCACCGCGGCGAGCGGCCCTTCGGCTGCGGCCAGTGCGGGAAGACCTTCCGCCGCGTCACCCACCTGGCCCAGCACCGCGCCACGCACACGGAGGACCGGCCCTTCTCCTGCCCGGACTGCGGGCAGGCCTTCCGCCAGCACGCCAACCTGGCGGCCCACCGGCGGACccacacgggcgagcggccctacGCCTGCCCGGACTGCGGCAAGGCCTTCGCCACCTCGTCCAGCCTCTTCAAGCACCAGCGCACCCACACCGGCGAGCGGCCCTTCGCCTGCCCGGACTGCGGCCGGGCCTTCGGCGTCAAGTCCAACCTGGTGCAGCACCTGCGGACgcacacgggcgagcggccctacGAGTGCCCGGCCTGCGAGCAGACCTTCACGGACCGCTCCACGCTGACCCGCCACCGCCGCATCCACAGCGGCGAGAAGCCCTACGCCTGCCCCGACTGCGCCAAGGCCTTCAGCTGCAGCTCCAGCCTCATCCAGCACCGCCGCATCCACAGCGGCGAGAAGCCCTACGCCTGCCCCGACTGCGCCAAGACCTTCCGCTGCAGCTCCCACCTGGTCAAGCACCAGCGCATCCACACCGGCGAGCGGCCCTACGCCTGCCCCGACTGCGGCCGGGCCTTCCGCTGCAGCACCACGCTCATCCAGCACCAGAAGAcgcacacgggcgagaagccctacCGCTGCGGACAGTGCCCCAAGGCCTTCGCCTGCAGCTCGGGGCTCATCAAGCACCGCCGCGTCCACGGCGCCGACCGCCCCTTCCCCTGCGACCTCTGCGGCCGGGCCTTCGCCACCTGCCCCGCCCTCGCCAAGCACCGCGAGAcccacgcccccgcccccgcccccgccgactAG